A window of Methanofastidiosum sp. genomic DNA:
AAAGATTACCTTAATCAACAGACTGAAGTGATAAAAGAATGTGTCAGAGTTTTAGATGACAATGGCAGTATTTGCTGGCAAGTAGGAAATTATGTTAACAAAGGAGAAATTATTCCTTTAGATATAATATTATATCCAATATTTACTTCTTTAGGTTTAAAATTGCGTAATCGAATAGTATGGCATTTTGGTCATGGTCTTCATGCTTCTAAAAGGTTCTCTGGGCGTTATGAAGTAATATTGTGGTTTACAAAAAGTGATGAATACATTTTTAATTTAGATCCAATCAGAATACCGCAAAAATATCCTCATAAAAAACACTTTAAAGGCCCTAATAAAGGAAAACTCTCAGGAAATCCTAAAGGTAAAAACCCGAGTGATATATGGGAAATACCCAATGTTAAGGCTCAACATGTGGAGAAAACTGAACATCCTTGCCAATTTCCAGTTGAATTAATAGAAAGGCTGGTATTATCTATGACAAATGAAGGAGATTGGGTCTTTGATCCCTATATGGGCGTGGGCACCACTGCTATTGCCGCATTAATCAATCGAAGAAAATCGATCGGAGCTGAGATAATACCCGAATATGTTGAAATCGCTAATAAGAGAATTGAATTGGCAGAAAAGGGAGAATTGAGGATC
This region includes:
- a CDS encoding site-specific DNA-methyltransferase, coding for MTKVIKDSKFNKEAESIIYKGDCLELLSQIPDKFVKLIVTSPPYNVGKSYEKKIATKDYLNQQTEVIKECVRVLDDNGSICWQVGNYVNKGEIIPLDIILYPIFTSLGLKLRNRIVWHFGHGLHASKRFSGRYEVILWFTKSDEYIFNLDPIRIPQKYPHKKHFKGPNKGKLSGNPKGKNPSDIWEIPNVKAQHVEKTEHPCQFPVELIERLVLSMTNEGDWVFDPYMGVGTTAIAALINRRKSIGAEIIPEYVEIANKRIELAEKGELRIRPMQRSVYDPNKPNNIPPKFVEIRSSRQSKLV